Below is a genomic region from Corallococcus caeni.
GCACGACTTCACTCCCACCTCGTGGTCCAACGAGTTCACTGCGCACCGTGCGCCGGTGCTGACGGTCTGGCCGGGCGACACGGTGCGGACCTCCACGCTCGACTCCGGGGGCATGGACGCGAAGGGCGTCACTCGCGCCCTCTTCGGCAACCCGCAGACGGGGCCCTTCTTCATCGCCACCGCGAACCCGGGCGACACGCTGGCCATCCGCATCCGCCGGCTCAAGCTGAACCGCACGTTCGCGGACAGCCTGGACAGCATCGTGGGCCGTGCCCTCACGACGGGCCTCGCCGCGAAGGCGACGGAGCTGGGCAAGCCCGTGCGCTGGAAGCTCGACCCCGAGCGCGGGGTCGCGACCCCGGAGACTCCGACGGAACGCCTGAAGCCCTTCACCGTGCCGCTGCGGCCCATGCTGGGCGGTCTGGCGGTGGCGCCCGGCTTCGGCGCCGCGCCCCTGTCCACCGGCGACACGGGCCGCTACGGCGGCAACATGGACTTCAACGAGGTGGTGGAGGGCAACACCGTCTACCTGCCCGTGGCGCAGCCCGGAGCGCTCCTCTACCTGGGCGACGCGCATGCTGCCCAGGGCGATGGTGAGACGTCGCAGTACGCGCTGGAGACCTCCATGGACGTCGAGTTCACCGTGGACGTCCTGCACGGCAAGCCGCCGCCCTCGACGCCCCGCGTGGAGTCGCCCACGCACCTGATGACGCTGGGGCAGGGCGGTTCGCTGGATGACGCCCTGCGCTCCGCGACGCAGGGAATGA
It encodes:
- a CDS encoding acetamidase/formamidase family protein, giving the protein MTTDLWGNPAYQLLTLERDGKRLSGELDGDALNGERTGNAVHFVVTDSRRQTYVFDGQVKGESLRGTADYPDSNNPKARVPHAFSARLLPSRPSGAPRVHDFTPTSWSNEFTAHRAPVLTVWPGDTVRTSTLDSGGMDAKGVTRALFGNPQTGPFFIATANPGDTLAIRIRRLKLNRTFADSLDSIVGRALTTGLAAKATELGKPVRWKLDPERGVATPETPTERLKPFTVPLRPMLGGLAVAPGFGAAPLSTGDTGRYGGNMDFNEVVEGNTVYLPVAQPGALLYLGDAHAAQGDGETSQYALETSMDVEFTVDVLHGKPPPSTPRVESPTHLMTLGQGGSLDDALRSATQGMTQWLEQDYGLTLSESAQVLGSSVQYVVANLAGRSVGVAAKLDKARLQALRPAGK